A window of Komagataeibacter medellinensis NBRC 3288 contains these coding sequences:
- the nuoG gene encoding NADH-quinone oxidoreductase subunit NuoG, whose product MVKVTVDGIPVDVAAGSSALQACEAAGKEIPRFCYHERLSVAGNCRMCLVEVSGGRKPVASCGFPIGEGMQIFTDTEVVRRARRAVMEFLLINHPLDCPICDQGGECDLQDQAFGYGADHSRYHENKRAVTDKYLGPLVKTVMTRCIQCTRCIRFSTEVAGVPELGGVSRGENLEITNYVEKALTSELSGNLIDICPVGALTSQPYAFSARPWELKRTDSIDVCDAVGTNIVMQARGASVLRITPRINDEVNEEWLADKGRFVVDGFRRRRLDRPWIRVDGKLQPASWQDAFATIATRFKGMPGDRIGAIAGDMCDAESMMALKDLMAALGSSNIDCRQDGAQYDVSRRDFYTFNTGITGIEDADALLIVGSIPRQEAPVLNARIRKRFVGAGRGGFPIAMIGAPNADPTYAAEMLGEGPDVLARLAAGDLPFAEVLKNAKKPMVIVGHGALTRPDGLAIARACWDLAVQVGAIGTDWHGFNVLHTAASRVAGLDLGLVPGAGGRDVAGMLDGGVDVLWLLGADEFPTGRIGQETFVVYQGHHGDAGAARADVILPGTLYAEKPGTYTNTEGRVQQAFRAVMPPGDAREDWRILRAFSEVVGHKLPYDTIDALRARMVRANPVFGQVRWTRLGTSDTTGPQAGATPVAADAFQPVIADYYLTHAVCRASPTMETCSGIYVHPANQAAE is encoded by the coding sequence GTGGTAAAAGTAACCGTTGACGGTATTCCGGTAGACGTCGCAGCCGGTTCGTCCGCGCTACAGGCGTGTGAGGCGGCGGGCAAGGAAATACCGCGTTTCTGTTATCATGAACGCCTGTCGGTGGCGGGCAACTGCCGGATGTGCCTGGTCGAGGTCTCGGGCGGGCGCAAGCCGGTGGCATCCTGCGGCTTCCCGATCGGGGAGGGGATGCAGATCTTCACCGATACCGAGGTCGTGCGCCGTGCGCGCCGTGCGGTGATGGAGTTCCTGCTCATCAATCATCCGCTGGACTGCCCCATCTGTGACCAGGGTGGTGAGTGCGACCTGCAGGACCAGGCCTTTGGCTACGGCGCGGACCATTCCCGCTACCACGAGAACAAGCGCGCGGTGACCGACAAGTATCTTGGCCCGCTGGTCAAGACGGTCATGACGCGCTGCATCCAGTGCACGCGCTGCATCCGATTTTCTACCGAGGTGGCGGGTGTGCCCGAACTGGGTGGCGTCTCACGCGGTGAAAACCTTGAAATCACCAATTATGTCGAAAAGGCGCTGACATCCGAACTGTCGGGCAACCTGATCGATATCTGCCCCGTGGGGGCGCTGACATCGCAGCCCTACGCCTTCAGCGCCCGGCCATGGGAACTCAAGCGCACGGACTCGATTGATGTATGCGACGCGGTGGGCACCAACATCGTCATGCAGGCCCGTGGCGCCTCCGTGCTGCGCATTACGCCGCGCATCAATGACGAGGTGAACGAGGAATGGCTGGCCGACAAGGGGCGCTTTGTGGTCGATGGCTTCCGTCGTCGCCGCCTTGACCGTCCCTGGATCCGGGTGGATGGCAAGCTGCAACCCGCAAGCTGGCAGGATGCGTTTGCAACCATCGCAACCCGTTTCAAAGGCATGCCGGGCGACCGGATCGGCGCGATTGCGGGTGATATGTGCGATGCCGAGAGCATGATGGCGCTGAAGGACCTGATGGCGGCACTCGGCTCATCCAACATCGACTGCCGGCAGGATGGGGCGCAGTACGATGTTTCGCGGCGTGATTTCTACACCTTCAATACCGGCATTACCGGTATTGAAGATGCGGATGCCCTGCTGATCGTAGGCTCCATTCCCCGGCAGGAAGCGCCGGTGCTCAATGCGCGTATCCGCAAGCGTTTTGTGGGGGCGGGGCGCGGTGGCTTTCCCATCGCCATGATCGGTGCCCCCAATGCCGACCCCACTTACGCTGCCGAAATGTTGGGCGAGGGGCCGGATGTGTTGGCAAGGCTTGCCGCAGGTGACCTGCCTTTTGCGGAAGTGCTGAAGAACGCGAAGAAGCCTATGGTCATTGTCGGTCATGGCGCGCTGACCCGGCCGGATGGTCTGGCCATTGCGCGCGCGTGCTGGGATCTGGCTGTTCAGGTCGGCGCGATTGGCACGGACTGGCATGGCTTTAATGTGCTGCATACGGCAGCAAGTCGCGTGGCCGGGCTGGACCTTGGCCTGGTGCCGGGCGCCGGGGGGCGTGACGTTGCCGGCATGCTGGATGGCGGGGTGGACGTGCTGTGGCTGCTGGGGGCGGATGAGTTTCCCACCGGGCGCATTGGACAGGAAACCTTTGTGGTTTACCAGGGCCATCATGGCGATGCGGGGGCCGCGCGGGCCGATGTGATCCTGCCTGGTACGCTCTATGCCGAAAAGCCGGGCACCTACACCAATACCGAAGGCCGTGTGCAGCAGGCTTTCCGCGCGGTCATGCCTCCCGGCGATGCGCGGGAGGACTGGCGTATCCTACGTGCCTTCTCCGAAGTGGTGGGCCACAAGCTGCCTTATGATACAATTGATGCGCTGCGCGCGCGCATGGTGCGTGCCAACCCCGTATTCGGTCAGGTACGGTGGACGCGCCTTGGCACATCCGACACCACGGGACCGCAGGCGGGTGCCACGCCGGTGGCGGCAGATGCGTTCCAGCCGGTCATTGCCGATTATTACCTGACCCATGCGGTGTGTCGCGCAAGTCCCACAATGGAAACCTGTTCGGGGATTTACGTGCACCCCGCAAACCAGGCGGCGGAGTAG
- the nuoF gene encoding NADH-quinone oxidoreductase subunit NuoF, which yields MLQDKDRIFTNLYGQNDWMLAGARARGDWDGTADILARGRDAIINEMKASGLRGRGGAGFPTGVKWSFMPKKNDGRPHYLVINGDESEPGTCKDREILRHDPHKLVESALIASFAMGAHAAYIYIRGEFYNEAMHLQHAIDEAYAAGLIGKNACGSGWDFDFYIHRGAGAYICGEETALLESLEGKKGQPRMKPPFPAAMGLYGCPTTVNNVESIAVSATILRRGAAWFSGLGRPNNAGTKLMAISGHVNTPCVFEEELGVPMRELIEKHGGGVRGGWDNLLAVIPGGCSVPMLPRDVCESVLMDYDSLRAEGSGLGTGCMIVMDKSTDIIAAIARFSKFFKHESCGQCTPCREGTGWMMRIMDRMVQGRAEIEEIDMLEQVTRQVEGHTICALGDAAAWPIQGLIRRFRPVMEERIRAYKAAHGGSRTVQVPAGLVEAAE from the coding sequence ATGTTGCAGGACAAGGACCGCATCTTCACCAACCTGTATGGCCAGAATGACTGGATGCTGGCCGGTGCCCGCGCCCGTGGCGACTGGGACGGTACGGCGGACATACTGGCGCGCGGGCGCGATGCCATCATTAATGAGATGAAGGCATCCGGCCTGCGTGGGCGCGGTGGTGCGGGCTTCCCCACCGGCGTCAAATGGTCGTTCATGCCAAAAAAGAACGACGGGCGGCCGCACTACCTCGTTATCAATGGCGATGAATCAGAACCTGGCACCTGCAAGGACCGCGAGATCCTGCGCCATGATCCGCACAAGCTGGTGGAAAGCGCGCTGATCGCCTCCTTCGCCATGGGGGCGCATGCGGCCTATATCTACATCCGTGGCGAGTTCTATAACGAGGCGATGCACCTCCAGCACGCCATTGACGAGGCTTACGCGGCGGGTCTGATCGGCAAGAACGCCTGCGGCTCAGGCTGGGATTTCGATTTCTACATCCACCGGGGCGCTGGAGCTTACATATGCGGCGAGGAAACCGCCCTGCTGGAAAGCCTTGAAGGTAAAAAGGGCCAGCCGCGCATGAAGCCGCCTTTCCCGGCGGCGATGGGGCTGTATGGTTGCCCCACCACGGTCAATAATGTGGAAAGTATTGCCGTATCCGCCACCATCCTGCGCCGGGGTGCTGCATGGTTTTCGGGGCTGGGACGCCCCAATAACGCAGGCACCAAGCTTATGGCCATATCGGGCCACGTCAACACGCCATGCGTGTTTGAAGAAGAGCTTGGCGTGCCGATGCGCGAACTGATTGAAAAGCATGGCGGTGGTGTGCGTGGCGGGTGGGACAATCTGCTGGCTGTCATTCCCGGTGGCTGTTCGGTGCCCATGCTGCCGCGCGATGTGTGCGAGAGCGTATTGATGGATTACGACAGCCTGCGCGCCGAAGGGTCGGGCCTTGGCACCGGTTGCATGATCGTGATGGACAAATCCACCGACATTATCGCGGCGATCGCCCGGTTCTCGAAATTCTTCAAGCATGAAAGCTGTGGTCAGTGCACGCCGTGTCGCGAGGGGACGGGCTGGATGATGCGCATCATGGACCGGATGGTGCAGGGGCGGGCGGAAATCGAGGAAATCGACATGCTCGAACAGGTGACCCGGCAGGTGGAAGGCCACACGATCTGCGCGCTGGGCGATGCGGCGGCATGGCCGATACAGGGGCTGATCCGCCGTTTCCGCCCGGTTATGGAAGAACGCATCCGCGCCTACAAGGCAGCGCATGGGGGCAGCCGTACCGTGCAGGTGCCGGCGGGCCTGGTTGAAGCGGCGGAGTAG
- a CDS encoding complex I 24 kDa subunit family protein — MSVQPNAPDGVEPTHFAFDDESEQQIATILAKYPPERKASGVLPLLYVVQKQMGRQTGSAWIPRVAMDVVAARLEMAPIRVYEVATFYLMFNTKPIGRYHLQVCTTTSCWLRGSDDVTAACKAATGIRAFGETSADGLFTLTEVECLGACANAPILQVDDDYYEDLDGPRTEALIAALKRGERPAPGPTIDRLNSAPAGGRKVLVEDATQKPQGQG; from the coding sequence ATGTCCGTCCAACCCAACGCGCCTGATGGCGTGGAACCCACCCATTTCGCATTCGATGACGAGAGCGAGCAGCAGATCGCGACCATCCTTGCCAAATATCCGCCCGAGCGTAAGGCCAGTGGCGTGCTGCCCCTGCTTTATGTGGTGCAGAAGCAGATGGGCCGCCAGACCGGCAGCGCCTGGATCCCCCGCGTGGCCATGGATGTAGTGGCGGCACGTCTGGAAATGGCCCCGATCCGGGTATACGAAGTCGCGACCTTTTACCTGATGTTCAACACCAAGCCGATTGGCCGCTACCACCTGCAGGTCTGCACCACCACATCGTGCTGGCTGCGCGGTTCGGATGATGTGACGGCGGCATGCAAAGCGGCGACGGGTATCAGGGCATTTGGCGAGACCAGTGCAGATGGCCTGTTCACCCTGACGGAGGTCGAATGCCTTGGCGCCTGTGCCAATGCCCCGATCCTGCAGGTGGATGATGATTACTACGAGGATCTGGACGGCCCGCGTACGGAGGCGTTGATCGCGGCCCTTAAACGCGGCGAACGCCCCGCGCCCGGTCCCACCATCGACCGCCTGAACTCTGCCCCCGCAGGCGGGCGCAAGGTGCTGGTGGAAGACGCGACACAGAAGCCGCAGGGACAGGGGTAG